A single Parabacteroides timonensis DNA region contains:
- a CDS encoding DUF6383 domain-containing protein translates to MNKKFSTLMTAGLLMVGALFTTANAQTNKAPEGTKFDGTQFFYLKDASDNIVSAGELAEVAGPPKFSKLTILNTAVSDQNDNSLWKITAIERNGGWDFVLTNKGTGGVLTFTNAGEIPSVNDANNTITKLTWLTTAEYTKDGGLQAAGLSGKPVVAFTDKEIKLNTTWEMGTGGTALIAYTVDDADMPIADLNSKMGNGFILNAKDGSTVITSAENGLFNKQLTAITITLANSAADIDKSAGSDAEKALIESVKKMLGNTTSTTTGKIDQSSTDSKIFFVVSNKGGKELLAASTKGVISIEDYEDVEEVMPLFNAATLVAVDKVKSVSAASSVAGYGYAFSNFTGAALLGANDTNKDVPVNNAWMTVKYNLNDGEAATNDNMIITVAAKFPDSDGKMTVDATVRPQISTTGDVNTLMAIPSNTLVEKWAQIGFGASSAVTIDAFKGKAFSVTVVDKKEINGAILTGYTIHPEASSWEKSSEFLANRPEGQWVVLYDKDAASNKFTMKNRETGDNVNLGDVIYLVENTTDQFYFVSQVTVGTQAVDTLKLTEQSLTPARLGGYANGGKFDKVALLSTAYKLGIRNNPSDEPVFIQNSGVHNNTLSINVKTDEGLSFYLIPSIDTLAYGINKETTKYYEAIVNKNDSLRRIPYALQERVTKRFVTLDADGKYILNPTITNAEEAAQFFLKEKEDGQYVMVTKTDDKKVYVNVGTGYLHNEDDLYKKDIADEFGLYESTSPKYADILKDLKAESDTTLANINLYSVQNLVGNSAYMLASGENDFLVEGVPSTALKSMGGLAYDSVAFSIAVDTAYVNRAGNTMPLYYLAQKGAKRGEKVGPLHSGEKDQYGHPVECTHYAMNDTVVGKYLFAMYDSIVYAKDKDIKKEDYCYHYTNTEHFARLRFVDAKHIADTMIVASVKPSAKDTLKAGAVSTDIIASRQAEWLKGFEVSEEFGKAVKEHLDVTPTDDNFGLFAFEINPENEKEYAIYNPATGYYVAYLNGNVVLARQASYYTMVNGATEGMDVVANEDLNASAISVIAGNGDVTIKGAEGKKVVITNVLGQTVANTVLSSDNATIAAPQGVVVVAVEGEAAVKAIVK, encoded by the coding sequence ATGAACAAAAAGTTTTCTACGCTGATGACAGCGGGTCTGCTAATGGTAGGTGCGTTGTTTACTACTGCGAATGCGCAAACGAACAAGGCTCCAGAAGGAACTAAGTTTGATGGCACTCAATTTTTTTACCTGAAGGATGCTTCTGATAATATTGTTTCTGCTGGCGAATTGGCAGAAGTAGCAGGGCCTCCTAAATTTTCAAAATTGACAATTTTGAATACGGCTGTTAGTGATCAAAACGACAACTCTTTATGGAAAATCACTGCAATAGAACGTAATGGAGGTTGGGATTTTGTTTTAACGAACAAAGGAACAGGCGGTGTATTGACATTTACAAATGCAGGAGAAATACCCTCTGTCAACGATGCTAACAACACCATTACAAAGCTGACATGGTTGACTACTGCAGAGTACACAAAAGACGGAGGTTTGCAAGCTGCCGGCTTGAGTGGTAAACCAGTGGTTGCTTTTACCGACAAAGAGATTAAGTTGAATACGACTTGGGAAATGGGTACTGGTGGTACAGCTCTAATCGCTTACACAGTTGATGATGCAGATATGCCAATTGCTGACCTGAATTCGAAGATGGGCAACGGCTTCATCCTGAATGCAAAGGATGGCTCAACTGTTATTACTTCGGCTGAAAATGGTCTGTTTAACAAACAGTTGACTGCGATTACTATTACATTGGCAAATAGTGCTGCTGATATTGATAAGAGTGCAGGTTCTGATGCTGAAAAAGCATTGATCGAATCTGTAAAGAAGATGCTAGGAAATACGACTAGCACTACAACTGGAAAAATCGACCAAAGTTCTACTGACTCAAAAATATTCTTCGTTGTAAGCAATAAAGGAGGTAAAGAGCTGTTGGCTGCATCAACAAAAGGTGTTATCTCAATCGAAGATTATGAAGATGTTGAAGAAGTTATGCCTCTTTTCAATGCTGCAACATTGGTTGCTGTTGACAAAGTAAAATCAGTTTCTGCAGCCAGCTCAGTAGCAGGTTATGGTTATGCATTCTCTAACTTTACCGGTGCAGCTCTGTTAGGTGCTAACGACACAAACAAAGATGTTCCTGTGAATAACGCATGGATGACTGTTAAGTACAATTTGAATGACGGAGAAGCTGCAACTAATGACAATATGATCATTACTGTTGCTGCTAAGTTCCCGGATTCAGACGGTAAAATGACAGTAGATGCAACTGTACGTCCTCAGATTTCTACAACAGGTGATGTAAATACATTGATGGCAATTCCTTCAAACACTCTTGTTGAAAAATGGGCACAGATCGGCTTTGGTGCTTCTTCTGCTGTAACTATTGATGCATTCAAGGGAAAAGCATTTAGTGTAACTGTTGTTGATAAGAAAGAAATAAATGGTGCTATTCTTACCGGATATACTATTCATCCGGAAGCAAGTTCTTGGGAAAAATCTTCTGAATTCTTAGCTAACAGACCGGAAGGACAGTGGGTTGTTCTTTACGACAAAGACGCAGCATCTAACAAGTTCACTATGAAGAATAGAGAAACTGGTGATAATGTTAATCTTGGTGATGTTATCTATCTGGTTGAAAACACAACCGATCAGTTCTATTTTGTTAGTCAAGTAACTGTGGGCACTCAAGCTGTCGACACTCTGAAACTGACAGAACAGTCTCTTACACCTGCTCGTTTGGGCGGTTATGCCAATGGTGGTAAGTTCGACAAAGTTGCTTTGTTGAGCACAGCTTACAAACTGGGTATCAGAAACAATCCTTCTGACGAACCTGTATTCATCCAGAACTCAGGTGTTCACAACAACACATTGAGCATTAACGTAAAGACTGACGAAGGTTTGTCATTCTATCTGATTCCTTCTATCGATACATTAGCTTACGGTATCAACAAGGAAACAACTAAATATTATGAAGCAATTGTAAACAAAAACGACTCATTACGCAGAATTCCTTACGCACTGCAGGAAAGAGTTACAAAACGTTTCGTGACATTAGATGCTGATGGTAAATATATCCTGAATCCAACGATTACAAATGCAGAAGAAGCTGCACAGTTCTTCCTGAAAGAAAAAGAAGACGGACAATATGTAATGGTTACAAAAACTGATGACAAAAAAGTATATGTAAACGTTGGTACTGGTTACCTGCACAATGAAGATGATCTGTACAAGAAAGACATCGCCGACGAATTCGGTTTGTATGAATCTACATCTCCTAAGTATGCAGACATCCTGAAAGACCTGAAGGCTGAAAGCGACACAACATTGGCTAACATCAACCTGTATTCTGTTCAGAACCTGGTAGGTAATTCTGCTTATATGTTGGCTAGCGGCGAAAACGACTTCCTGGTAGAAGGCGTTCCGTCAACAGCATTAAAATCTATGGGTGGCTTGGCTTACGATTCAGTAGCATTCAGTATCGCTGTAGACACTGCTTATGTGAACAGAGCCGGCAACACAATGCCTTTGTATTACCTGGCACAAAAAGGTGCAAAACGTGGTGAGAAAGTAGGTCCGTTACATTCTGGTGAAAAGGATCAATATGGTCATCCGGTTGAATGTACACACTATGCAATGAACGATACAGTAGTTGGTAAATATCTGTTCGCTATGTACGACTCTATCGTATATGCAAAAGATAAAGACATCAAGAAAGAAGATTATTGCTACCACTACACAAATACTGAACATTTTGCAAGACTTCGTTTCGTAGATGCCAAGCATATTGCTGATACAATGATCGTAGCTTCTGTTAAACCGAGTGCAAAAGACACTTTGAAAGCCGGTGCCGTATCAACTGACATCATCGCTTCAAGACAGGCTGAATGGCTGAAAGGATTTGAAGTTTCTGAAGAATTCGGTAAAGCAGTCAAGGAACATCTGGATGTAACTCCGACAGACGATAACTTCGGTTTGTTCGCATTCGAAATCAACCCGGAAAATGAAAAAGAATATGCTATCTACAACCCGGCAACAGGTTATTATGTAGCTTATCTGAACGGTAACGTAGTTTTGGCTCGCCAGGCATCTTATTACACCATGGTTAATGGTGCAACAGAAGGTATGGACGTTGTTGCCAACGAAGATCTCAATGCTTCTGCAATCAGTGTAATTGCCGGCAACGGTGATGTAACGATCAAGGGTGCTGAAGGCAAGAAAGTTGTTATCACTAACGTTCTTGGCCAGACAGTTGCTAACACAGTTCTTTCTTCTGACAACGCTACAATCGCTGCTCCTCAAGGTGTAGTTGTAGTAGCTGTTGAAGGTGAAGCTGCTGTAAAGGCAATCGTAAAATAA